From Pseudomonas arsenicoxydans:
TTGGCCTCGACCTCAGTGTCGGCCTGGGCACTGTGGCGCGCGGCGTAACGCAGTTCGAGCCGGGCTTGGGCCAGCAACGCATTCAATGCGACGTCCAGCGTATGACCGACGTAGAAGTCTTCACTTTCCTCACGCAAGTCCACCGGGCCAAGGCGCATCGGGAATAGCGCGCCGCACAATGCTTCGAGAATTTCCGCCATGGCCGCTCGGGAAGGCAATTCGCGACCGCCCTGCTCGCCGCTGGCACGGCCGTTTTGTGCGCGCCACTGGTCGCGCGCTGTGCGCAGTTGGCTGACGATGGTCTGCAATTGCCAATGGCTGGAACGCTCGCTCACGGTTGAAACTCCTCATGGGCGGCCGGACTGTCTGGCCGCGCTGACGGCGATTACTTTACGGCAAGGTCCGGAAGCCGAATTAAGAACCGATTATGCTGTGGTCAGCACTTTTGGATATAAGTGATTGGCAGTTGCCCACGCTTGGGGGCGTGCCTATAGTCCTGAGACCTTTCTCCGCCAGTATGGAACCATGATCAAACAACAGCTCGACCGTTTTGACCGCCTCGACTTGCTCGGCCACCCGACCCCTCTGGAAAAACTCGAACGCCTCTCGACCTGGCTGGGCCGCGACGTGTACGTCAAACGCGACGATCTGACGCCCCTGGCAATGGGCGGCAACAAGCTGCGCAAACTCGAATACCTGGCAGCCGATGCCCTGGCCCAGGGCGCCGACACCTTGATCACCGCCGGCGCGCTGCAGTCCAACCACGTACGCCAGACCGCCGCCATTGCCGCCAAGCTCGGCCTGAGTTGTGTAGCGCTGCTGGAAAACCCGTTGGGCACCGACGACGCCAACTATGTCGGCAACGGCAATCGGCTGTTGCTGGACCTGTTCGATACCAAGGTCGAACTGGTTGAAAACCTCGACAACGCCGACGAGCAATTGCAGGCCCTGGCCGACCGTCTGCGCAACAACGGCAAGAAGCCGTACCTGGTGCCGATTGGTGGCTCCAATGCATTGGGCGCTTTGGGTTATGTGCGCGCCGGGCTGGAACTGGCCGAACAGATCAAGGACACCGGCCTGTCATTCGCTGCCGTGGTGCTGGCTTCCGGCAGCGCCGGCACACACAGTGGCCTGGCGCTGGCGTTGAGTGAAGCACTGCCGGATTTGCCAGTGATTGGCGTCACGGTTTCCCGTAGCGATGAAGATCAGCGGCCGAAAGTCCAAGGTCTGGCCGAACGCACGGCTGAGCTTTTGGGTGTGAGCTTGCCGGCCAGTTTCAAAATCGAATTGTGGGACGAGTATTTCGGCCCGCGTTACGGCGAACCGAATGCCGGGACGTTGTCAGCGTTGAAACTGTTGGCAAGTCAGGAAGGTCTGTTGCTGGACCCGGTGTATACCGGCAAGGCCATGGCCGGGTTGCTTGACGGTATCGGTCGTCAACGCTTCAACGAAGGCCCGATCATCTTCTTGCACACCGGTGGGGCGCCGGCGTTGTTTGCCTATAAGGATTTTCTGTAGTGATCGTTCCCACGCTCTGCGTGAGAATGATCGCTTAGTTCTAAAAAGAATAACAAAGATTATATTTATTATTTTCCTATCTAAAAGCGCCATCATATAGTCACGCCGCAGGCGAATTTGCAGCGAGACGCATACGCTGCTTTAGGGCAGGATATTGCAGTCGTCCAAATCCCGATTTTGCCAACATTCCTAAAAGCGTCTTCATAAGAAAACACAGGGGCTTGTCATGAATTTTTCCGCACTACGTCGAAATCTGCTGGTCGGTTCGCTGGGCTTGGCGCTGAGCGCAGGCCTGCTGGGTCAAGCGGTTGCCGGTGAGCAGCTGCAAAAAATCAAGGACGCAGGCGTGATCAACGTCGGTCTGGAAGGCACTTACCCACCCTTCAGCTTCGTTGACGCCGACGGCAAACTGACCGGTTTCGAAGTCGAGTTCTCCGAAGCCCTGGCCAAAGAGTTGGGCGTGAAGGTCAAACTGCAACCGACCAAATGGGACGGCATCCTCGCGGCGCTGGAATCCAAGCGTCTGGACGCAGTGATCAACCAGGTGACCATCACCGAAGAGCGCAAGAAGAAGTATGACTTCTCCGAGCCCTACACCGTTTCCGGTATTCAGGCGCTGGTGCTGACCAAGAAGGCTGCGGAGCTGAACATCAAGACTGCCGCCGACTTGGGTGGCAAGAAAGTCGGCGTGGGCCTGGGCACCAACTACGAACAGTGGGTGAAAGCCAACGTGCCGACCGCTGACGTGCGCACCTACGAAGATGATCCGAGCAAGTTCGCAGACCTGCGTAACGGTCGCACCGACGCCATTCTGATCGACCGTCTCGCCGCGCTGGAATACGCCAAGAAGGCCAAGGACA
This genomic window contains:
- a CDS encoding D-cysteine desulfhydrase, with amino-acid sequence MIKQQLDRFDRLDLLGHPTPLEKLERLSTWLGRDVYVKRDDLTPLAMGGNKLRKLEYLAADALAQGADTLITAGALQSNHVRQTAAIAAKLGLSCVALLENPLGTDDANYVGNGNRLLLDLFDTKVELVENLDNADEQLQALADRLRNNGKKPYLVPIGGSNALGALGYVRAGLELAEQIKDTGLSFAAVVLASGSAGTHSGLALALSEALPDLPVIGVTVSRSDEDQRPKVQGLAERTAELLGVSLPASFKIELWDEYFGPRYGEPNAGTLSALKLLASQEGLLLDPVYTGKAMAGLLDGIGRQRFNEGPIIFLHTGGAPALFAYKDFL
- the tcyJ gene encoding cystine ABC transporter substrate-binding protein, with translation MNFSALRRNLLVGSLGLALSAGLLGQAVAGEQLQKIKDAGVINVGLEGTYPPFSFVDADGKLTGFEVEFSEALAKELGVKVKLQPTKWDGILAALESKRLDAVINQVTITEERKKKYDFSEPYTVSGIQALVLTKKAAELNIKTAADLGGKKVGVGLGTNYEQWVKANVPTADVRTYEDDPSKFADLRNGRTDAILIDRLAALEYAKKAKDTTAAGEAFSRQEAGVALRKGEPELLAAVNKAIDKLRADGTLKKLSEKYFSADVTK